Proteins encoded together in one Vallitalea longa window:
- the gpmI gene encoding 2,3-bisphosphoglycerate-independent phosphoglycerate mutase produces the protein MAKKPTVLMILDGFGLNEKTEANGVKLANTPIIDKIMKTYPCVEGFASGLDVGLPHGQMGNSEVGHLNIGAGRIVYQELTRITKDIEDGRFFENEALLAAISNCKENNSALHLYGLLSDGGVHSHNKHLYALLKLAKQHNLEKVFVHAFLDGRDTPPASGKDYIEELEEKMREIGVGKIATVMGRYYSMDRDNRWEREKLAYDAMVKGEGKFAKSAQAAVQGSYQDEVYDEFVLPTVVTSEGEPTGLIKENDSIICFNFRPDRARQITRAFCDEKFDKFDREFFKLTYVCFTDYDVTIPNKIVAFHKVMLQNTLGEYISNKGLKQLRLAETEKYAHVTFFFNGGIEEPYKGEDRILVPSPKVATYDLQPEMSAVEVCDNLVNSIKSNKYDLIIINFANPDMVGHTGIEKAVIKAVETVDTCVGRTLDALLEVDGQMFICADHGNSEQLVDYKTGQPFTAHTTNPVPFILVNYKENVTLREGGKLADIAPTLLELMEVEKPAEMTGESLLKNK, from the coding sequence ATGGCAAAAAAACCAACAGTATTAATGATATTAGATGGATTTGGACTAAATGAAAAGACTGAAGCTAATGGGGTAAAACTAGCAAATACACCTATCATCGATAAGATAATGAAAACTTATCCATGCGTTGAAGGTTTTGCAAGTGGACTAGATGTTGGATTACCTCATGGACAGATGGGTAACTCTGAAGTAGGACATCTTAATATTGGTGCTGGTAGAATAGTATATCAGGAACTTACAAGAATCACTAAAGATATTGAAGACGGAAGATTCTTTGAAAATGAAGCTCTATTAGCAGCAATCAGTAATTGCAAAGAAAATAACTCAGCATTACATTTATATGGTTTATTATCAGATGGAGGAGTACACTCTCACAATAAACACTTATATGCTTTGTTAAAATTAGCTAAACAACATAATCTTGAAAAAGTATTTGTGCATGCGTTTTTAGATGGTAGAGATACACCTCCAGCTTCAGGTAAAGATTATATTGAAGAGTTAGAAGAAAAAATGAGAGAAATCGGTGTTGGTAAGATAGCGACTGTAATGGGACGTTACTATTCTATGGATAGAGATAATCGTTGGGAAAGAGAAAAACTTGCTTATGATGCTATGGTTAAAGGTGAAGGGAAATTCGCAAAAAGTGCCCAAGCAGCTGTACAAGGATCATATCAAGATGAAGTATATGATGAATTCGTCCTACCAACAGTTGTTACGTCAGAAGGTGAACCTACTGGACTTATTAAAGAGAACGATTCAATAATATGTTTTAACTTCCGACCTGACAGAGCTAGACAGATTACAAGAGCTTTTTGTGATGAGAAATTTGATAAATTCGATAGAGAATTCTTTAAATTAACATATGTTTGTTTTACAGATTATGATGTAACCATACCTAATAAGATTGTAGCTTTCCATAAAGTTATGCTTCAAAATACATTAGGAGAGTATATTTCTAATAAAGGCTTAAAGCAACTTAGATTAGCTGAAACAGAAAAATACGCTCATGTAACATTCTTCTTCAATGGTGGTATCGAAGAACCTTATAAAGGCGAAGATAGAATATTAGTACCATCACCAAAAGTTGCAACATATGATTTACAACCTGAAATGAGTGCAGTAGAAGTATGTGATAATCTTGTGAATTCTATCAAGAGCAATAAATATGACCTTATAATAATCAATTTCGCTAATCCAGATATGGTTGGTCATACTGGAATAGAAAAAGCAGTAATCAAGGCAGTAGAGACTGTAGATACATGTGTTGGAAGAACACTTGATGCTTTACTTGAAGTAGATGGTCAAATGTTTATCTGTGCCGATCACGGAAACTCAGAACAATTAGTTGATTATAAAACAGGACAGCCATTTACTGCTCATACAACTAATCCAGTTCCATTTATCTTAGTTAACTATAAAGAGAATGTTACACTACGAGAAGGTGGAAAATTAGCTGATATCGCACCTACGTTACTAGAATTGATGGAAGTTGAAAAACCAGCTGAAATGACGGGTGAATCTTTATTAAAAAATAAATAG
- the eno gene encoding phosphopyruvate hydratase, with the protein MKSFVEIIDVYAREILDSRANPTVEVEVVTEDGYLGRAAVPSGASTGAFEAVELRDGGDRYMGKGVENAVDNVNNIIAEEIIGMNALDQVRIDKKLIELDGTDNKGKLGANAILGVSMAVAKAAAEAVGVSLYQYLGGFNAKVMPVPMMNILNGGEHADNTVDIQEFMIMPVGAKSFKEALRMCSEVYHNLKKVLKEKGLATSIGDEGGFAPDLATSEEVIQIIMDAIERAGYKPGDDIRIALDVAASELYNKETGKYHFPGESKMKGEEVIRTAEELVDYYEDLINKFPIISIEDGLDEEDWEGWELLTERVGERIQLVGDDLFVTNTDRLSKGIELGVANSILIKVNQIGTLTETFNAIEMANRAGYTAVVSHRSGETEDNTIADIVVAANAGQIKTGAPCRSDRVAKYNQLLRIEEELEDAAEFRGLDAWFNLKDK; encoded by the coding sequence ATGAAAAGTTTTGTAGAAATTATTGATGTTTATGCAAGAGAAATACTTGACTCAAGAGCTAACCCAACAGTAGAAGTAGAAGTAGTGACAGAAGATGGATATTTAGGACGAGCAGCAGTACCTTCAGGAGCATCAACAGGAGCTTTTGAGGCAGTTGAACTTAGAGATGGTGGCGACCGCTACATGGGTAAAGGTGTAGAAAACGCAGTAGATAATGTTAATAACATTATTGCAGAAGAAATAATAGGAATGAATGCATTAGACCAAGTTAGAATTGACAAGAAATTAATAGAACTAGATGGAACTGATAATAAAGGTAAATTAGGAGCTAATGCTATACTTGGAGTTTCAATGGCAGTTGCAAAAGCAGCAGCAGAAGCTGTCGGTGTTTCATTATATCAATATTTAGGTGGATTCAATGCAAAAGTTATGCCTGTACCAATGATGAACATTCTAAATGGTGGAGAGCATGCAGATAATACAGTTGATATACAAGAATTCATGATTATGCCAGTAGGAGCAAAATCTTTTAAAGAAGCCTTAAGAATGTGTTCTGAAGTATATCACAATCTTAAAAAAGTTTTAAAGGAAAAAGGTCTAGCAACTAGCATTGGTGATGAAGGTGGATTTGCACCTGATTTAGCTACATCAGAAGAAGTTATACAGATTATCATGGATGCTATTGAAAGAGCTGGGTATAAACCAGGTGATGACATAAGAATTGCATTAGATGTTGCTGCATCTGAATTATATAACAAAGAAACTGGTAAGTATCACTTCCCAGGTGAAAGCAAGATGAAAGGTGAAGAAGTAATAAGAACAGCTGAAGAATTAGTTGATTATTATGAAGACCTTATCAATAAGTTCCCTATCATTTCAATAGAAGATGGTTTAGATGAAGAAGATTGGGAAGGATGGGAATTATTAACTGAAAGAGTAGGAGAAAGAATACAGTTAGTTGGTGATGATCTATTCGTAACAAATACTGATAGATTATCAAAAGGAATCGAACTAGGTGTAGCTAACTCCATCTTAATAAAAGTTAATCAAATAGGTACACTAACTGAAACATTTAATGCTATAGAGATGGCTAATAGAGCAGGTTATACAGCAGTTGTTTCACACCGTTCTGGTGAAACAGAAGACAATACTATCGCTGATATAGTTGTAGCAGCGAATGCAGGACAAATTAAGACTGGGGCACCTTGTAGATCTGACCGTGTTGCTAAATATAATCAATTATTAAGAATTGAAGAAGAATTAGAAGATGCGGCTGAATTCAGAGGACTTGATGCTTGGTTTAATTTAAAAGATAAATAA
- a CDS encoding PHP domain-containing protein has product MYKYDLHVHTKETSPCGNVSAKDMIKIYKENGYSGVVVTDHYRPSFFDNSEYLTWDEKIDDYLKGYKLAYSEGEKYDIDVLLGIELAFKAEGDKTNDYLIYGITEELLRSNTDILELGITGLSEFCRENDLLLYQAHPLRKYCYLADITLLDGIEVHNGNPRHDSHNNEIEKIAKDNDMPMISGSDYHDPGDENRGGIFVSTRITTNEELLVILKSKNYTLFKG; this is encoded by the coding sequence GTGTATAAATATGATTTACATGTACATACGAAAGAAACCAGTCCATGTGGTAATGTATCTGCAAAAGACATGATAAAAATATATAAGGAGAATGGTTATTCAGGAGTTGTTGTAACTGATCATTATAGACCTTCATTTTTTGATAATAGTGAGTATTTGACATGGGATGAAAAAATAGATGATTATCTGAAAGGATATAAATTAGCTTATAGCGAAGGTGAAAAATATGATATAGACGTGTTGTTGGGGATAGAACTTGCTTTTAAAGCAGAAGGCGATAAAACTAATGATTATCTGATATATGGTATAACAGAAGAACTATTGAGAAGTAATACTGATATTCTAGAATTAGGAATTACAGGTCTAAGTGAATTTTGCAGAGAAAATGATTTGCTATTATATCAAGCTCATCCATTAAGGAAGTATTGTTATTTGGCAGATATAACTCTTTTAGATGGAATTGAAGTACATAACGGCAATCCAAGACATGATTCACATAATAACGAAATAGAAAAAATAGCAAAAGATAATGATATGCCTATGATATCTGGTTCTGATTATCATGATCCAGGTGATGAAAATAGAGGAGGTATATTTGTTTCAACTAGAATTACAACTAATGAAGAGCTATTGGTGATATTAAAATCAAAGAATTATACTTTATTTAAAGGATAG
- the secG gene encoding preprotein translocase subunit SecG, with the protein MGALIIIVEIVYFVLCIGLISVVLLQKGKAAGLSGAIGGAAETYWGKNKARSMEGKLEKLTRIGAILFIVLSIVLSLLIKYQ; encoded by the coding sequence GTGGGAGCATTAATAATAATTGTTGAGATAGTATATTTTGTTTTATGCATTGGATTGATTTCTGTAGTGCTTTTGCAAAAAGGAAAAGCAGCAGGATTATCAGGTGCGATTGGTGGAGCTGCTGAAACTTATTGGGGTAAAAACAAAGCTCGTTCTATGGAAGGAAAACTAGAAAAACTTACTAGAATTGGCGCAATACTTTTTATTGTTTTATCAATAGTATTAAGTTTACTAATCAAATACCAATAA
- the rnr gene encoding ribonuclease R, which yields MENTIEEKRQVILDIINHKDYKPMKIKELGILLGINGDAEKRNMLEEVLQELIASGKLIKTKRGKYARPEAVNMIVGKFIAHAKGFGFVEIEGEEQDIFIPASYVNGAFNNDMVAVKLIKRDARGKRKEGEIIKIIKRNDSDVIGMYDKSRNFGFVIADNKKFTKDIFISKSKSKGAVSGHKVVVKITDWGNERRNPEGEIVEIIGHINDPGTDILSIVRSFELPMQFPDTVMNQLEYIPSEVLKEDTEGRLDLRDVQMVTIDGEDAKDLDDAITIQKNDDNTFTLGVHIADVTNYVTEGSPLDTEALRRGTSVYLVDRVIPMLPHKLSNGICSLNMGVDRLALSCIMDIDSKGNVINHKIAETLVNVDRRMTYTNVKKILVDKDPNVVTEYKDFIKMFENMEELASVLRAKRKRRGSIDFDFPEAKVILNEKGEPIDIIPYDRNVATRIIEEFMLLANETIAEDYYWQELPFVYRTHEEPDPERVSALASFIHNFGYNIKGEGEIHPKEIQKLLIEVEGKPEEGIISRLALRSMKRACYTVTGDGHYGLATKYYTHFTSPIRRYPDLQIHRIIKENLNGKIEDKRIRHYNAILPNVTKQTSEAERTAEEAERETIKLKKVQYMEKHLGEKFEGVISGVTAWGLYVELPNTVEGLVHVTTLDDDYYIFDDQKHIFIGEHTSKIYRMGDTVEISVTSVNKIERTIDFELVEEESNEEE from the coding sequence ATGGAGAATACAATTGAAGAAAAAAGACAAGTCATACTAGACATAATTAATCATAAAGATTATAAACCAATGAAAATTAAAGAACTAGGAATTCTATTAGGTATAAATGGAGATGCTGAAAAAAGAAATATGTTAGAAGAAGTACTTCAGGAATTAATAGCTAGTGGAAAACTCATAAAAACAAAGAGAGGTAAATACGCAAGACCTGAAGCAGTAAATATGATAGTTGGTAAGTTTATTGCGCATGCTAAAGGTTTTGGATTTGTTGAGATTGAAGGCGAAGAACAAGATATTTTCATTCCTGCTTCATACGTTAATGGTGCTTTTAATAATGATATGGTTGCTGTAAAACTCATTAAGAGAGATGCCAGAGGTAAGCGTAAAGAAGGGGAGATAATAAAAATTATCAAACGTAATGATAGTGATGTTATTGGAATGTATGATAAAAGTAGAAACTTTGGATTTGTTATTGCTGATAACAAGAAGTTCACTAAGGATATTTTTATTTCAAAAAGTAAGAGTAAAGGTGCTGTTTCTGGACATAAAGTAGTTGTTAAGATAACCGATTGGGGTAATGAAAGAAGAAATCCAGAAGGAGAAATAGTAGAGATAATAGGTCATATAAATGATCCTGGCACGGATATTCTATCTATAGTTAGAAGTTTTGAATTACCTATGCAATTTCCAGATACAGTAATGAATCAACTTGAATATATACCATCTGAAGTATTAAAAGAAGATACAGAAGGTAGATTGGACCTTAGAGATGTGCAGATGGTTACAATAGATGGAGAAGATGCAAAAGATCTTGATGATGCTATAACAATACAGAAAAATGATGATAATACATTTACTCTAGGAGTTCATATTGCGGATGTAACAAATTATGTTACAGAAGGTTCTCCTCTTGATACAGAAGCATTACGTAGAGGAACCAGCGTATATCTAGTTGATAGAGTAATACCTATGTTACCTCATAAGTTATCTAATGGGATTTGTTCATTAAATATGGGGGTAGACCGTTTAGCACTTTCTTGTATTATGGATATAGATAGTAAAGGTAATGTGATAAATCATAAGATAGCTGAGACTTTAGTTAATGTTGATAGGAGAATGACGTATACTAATGTTAAAAAAATATTAGTTGACAAAGACCCTAATGTGGTCACTGAATACAAAGATTTCATTAAGATGTTCGAGAATATGGAAGAACTGGCTTCTGTTCTTAGAGCAAAAAGGAAAAGAAGAGGTTCAATAGATTTTGATTTCCCAGAAGCTAAAGTAATTCTCAATGAAAAAGGTGAACCTATAGATATCATACCATATGACAGAAATGTGGCTACAAGAATCATTGAAGAATTTATGTTGTTAGCTAATGAGACAATAGCAGAAGATTATTACTGGCAGGAACTTCCATTTGTTTATAGAACTCATGAAGAACCAGATCCTGAAAGGGTTTCTGCACTTGCTTCTTTTATACACAATTTCGGATATAATATAAAAGGAGAGGGAGAAATACATCCAAAAGAGATTCAAAAACTTTTGATTGAAGTTGAAGGGAAACCAGAGGAGGGCATAATCAGTAGATTAGCCTTACGTTCAATGAAAAGAGCTTGCTATACTGTAACAGGTGATGGACATTATGGTCTAGCGACTAAGTATTATACTCACTTTACTTCACCTATTAGAAGATATCCAGATTTGCAGATCCATAGAATCATCAAAGAGAATCTGAATGGTAAGATAGAAGATAAACGTATAAGACACTACAATGCTATATTACCTAATGTAACTAAACAAACTTCAGAGGCAGAAAGAACAGCTGAAGAAGCTGAAAGAGAAACAATAAAACTTAAAAAAGTTCAGTATATGGAAAAACATTTAGGTGAAAAATTTGAAGGGGTCATATCTGGTGTTACTGCATGGGGATTATATGTGGAATTACCTAATACTGTTGAAGGACTTGTTCATGTGACAACTTTAGATGACGATTATTATATCTTTGATGATCAAAAGCATATTTTTATAGGTGAGCATACAAGTAAAATATACAGAATGGGAGATACTGTTGAAATATCCGTTACTAGTGTCAATAAAATTGAAAGAACTATTGATTTTGAATTAGTCGAAGAAGAATCTAATGAAGAAGAATAG
- the smpB gene encoding SsrA-binding protein SmpB, with amino-acid sequence MANNYKLIAQNKKAWHDYFIENTYEAGIVLIGTEVKSLRMGKCSVKESFIKNIDGELFILNMHISPYEKGNIFNKDPLRTRKLLLNRYEINKIQGAVATKGYTIVPLKVYLKGSLVKVEIGIAKGKKKYDKRQDIAKKDQRREAEKKFKVSNL; translated from the coding sequence ATGGCAAATAACTATAAATTAATAGCACAAAACAAAAAAGCATGGCATGATTATTTTATTGAAAATACCTATGAAGCAGGAATAGTATTAATAGGTACTGAAGTAAAATCCCTTAGAATGGGCAAATGCAGTGTAAAGGAAAGTTTTATTAAGAATATTGATGGAGAGTTATTTATTTTAAATATGCATATTAGTCCTTATGAAAAAGGTAATATATTTAATAAAGATCCTCTCAGGACAAGAAAACTTTTATTGAATCGATATGAAATCAATAAGATTCAAGGTGCTGTTGCTACTAAAGGTTATACTATTGTTCCATTAAAAGTCTATTTAAAAGGTAGTTTAGTAAAAGTTGAGATTGGTATAGCAAAAGGTAAGAAGAAGTATGATAAACGCCAAGATATTGCTAAGAAAGACCAACGTCGTGAAGCAGAGAAAAAGTTTAAAGTTAGTAATTTATAA
- a CDS encoding nucleoside 2-deoxyribosyltransferase, whose amino-acid sequence MQRKKCFLAAPFKSLVDNITSKMKDEDIITITNLIQYLERKGYDVHNAHKRESWGKNFMSPEECTKIDFDEIKSCDLFIAFLGKSASPGTHIEIGWASAFGKPIVLLLFNSEKDYAYLVRGLYTIGNVKKIIYNSEQDYVNALDEYFKEIENEV is encoded by the coding sequence TTGCAAAGAAAAAAATGCTTTTTGGCAGCACCATTCAAAAGTTTGGTAGATAATATAACATCTAAAATGAAAGATGAAGATATTATAACAATTACTAATTTAATCCAATATCTGGAGAGAAAGGGATATGATGTGCATAATGCTCACAAGAGAGAGTCTTGGGGTAAAAACTTTATGTCGCCAGAAGAATGTACAAAGATTGATTTTGACGAAATTAAAAGTTGTGATTTGTTTATTGCATTCCTTGGCAAGTCTGCATCTCCTGGTACTCATATTGAAATTGGATGGGCATCTGCGTTTGGTAAACCGATTGTTCTTTTACTATTTAACTCCGAGAAAGATTATGCTTACCTTGTTCGTGGACTATATACTATTGGGAATGTTAAAAAAATTATATACAATAGTGAACAAGACTATGTAAATGCTTTGGATGAGTATTTTAAGGAGATAGAAAATGAAGTTTAA
- a CDS encoding thymidylate synthase: MKFNRFQDAYLYYLKRAYYEPQFENSPRGNKSKEILGISFTLTNPIDRVCYIAKRKINIVFNFAEAIWYLTGSNSLEYISYYAHNMKKYSMDDKTLTGTAYGPKIFAYGSDNINQWNRIIDLFNEDPDTKRAFISIFDVNEELALSNIDVSCTIGLHFLIRDSNLYMSTFMRANDAYRGVVSDIFSFSFIQEFLAAQLSLGVGNYYHNVSTYHVYEPDYKRVAELLNVEKEKCPNYSFPSMPRKDNWEDLNIVADYERQLRENVRTVSVKEINNLAVDAYWKQVVFLFAVYNSIQYCGKINRDYFNELIPQYQYLIKNRWSDKLEGV; this comes from the coding sequence ATGAAGTTTAATAGATTTCAAGATGCATACTTGTATTACTTAAAGAGAGCATACTATGAGCCACAGTTTGAAAATAGTCCCAGAGGTAACAAAAGTAAGGAGATTCTAGGTATTTCATTTACACTTACTAACCCAATTGATAGAGTTTGTTACATTGCAAAGCGAAAAATTAATATTGTATTTAATTTTGCTGAAGCTATATGGTACTTAACAGGGAGTAATTCTCTTGAATATATATCCTATTACGCTCACAATATGAAAAAATACTCTATGGATGATAAGACATTAACAGGAACAGCATACGGTCCTAAGATATTTGCCTATGGATCGGATAATATCAATCAATGGAATAGAATTATTGACTTATTTAACGAAGACCCTGATACAAAAAGAGCATTCATTTCAATATTTGATGTAAATGAAGAACTGGCTTTATCAAATATTGATGTTTCATGTACTATTGGCCTACACTTTTTAATAAGGGATAGCAATCTTTATATGTCTACTTTTATGAGGGCCAACGACGCATATCGAGGCGTTGTAAGTGATATATTCTCATTCTCTTTTATTCAAGAATTTTTAGCTGCACAATTATCTTTAGGAGTTGGTAACTACTATCATAATGTTTCTACTTATCATGTATATGAACCAGATTATAAGCGAGTTGCAGAACTTCTAAATGTTGAGAAGGAAAAATGTCCTAATTATTCATTCCCCTCGATGCCGCGAAAAGATAATTGGGAGGATTTAAATATTGTTGCCGACTATGAACGGCAATTAAGAGAGAATGTCAGAACAGTTAGTGTAAAAGAAATTAACAATTTGGCAGTTGACGCATATTGGAAACAGGTTGTCTTTCTTTTTGCTGTTTACAATAGTATCCAGTATTGCGGAAAAATCAATCGGGATTATTTCAATGAACTTATACCACAATATCAGTATCTGATTAAAAATCGTTGGAGTGATAAACTAGAGGGAGTATGA
- a CDS encoding class I SAM-dependent methyltransferase has protein sequence MKTSWKSRDVSSKFDKYNDMLENILGFNFLFDIIKIDKSINTILDYGCGPGKVSARLTALNPEYNIIAVDESEKMLSIAKSKRNHPGISYQLISNDSLLFLNDNYIDCAIICFVIINNSDKNRIQKIINEIHRVLKPNGKLLILDSNPNAIGIDFTTFRNGDLGVCYENGSCKKQYLKINGEQNLILNDYYWTRELYEDILCNAGFELQKIIEPKISDIPIDELRSFESKYNFSQWCNEDAQAPFIIFQSTKRKEQEK, from the coding sequence ATGAAAACCAGTTGGAAATCTAGAGATGTTTCAAGTAAGTTTGATAAGTACAATGACATGCTCGAAAATATATTGGGTTTTAACTTTTTATTTGACATTATTAAAATTGATAAATCTATAAATACTATTCTTGATTATGGTTGCGGGCCGGGTAAGGTTTCAGCTAGGCTTACGGCGTTAAATCCGGAATACAATATTATTGCTGTAGATGAATCTGAAAAAATGCTTAGCATTGCCAAGTCTAAAAGGAATCACCCTGGTATAAGCTATCAACTTATAAGCAATGATTCTCTTTTATTCCTTAATGATAACTATATTGACTGTGCCATTATTTGCTTTGTCATTATAAATAATAGTGATAAGAATCGGATACAGAAAATAATCAATGAGATTCATCGTGTCTTAAAGCCTAATGGCAAGTTGCTTATTTTGGATTCTAACCCAAATGCGATAGGGATAGATTTTACAACCTTCCGTAATGGAGACTTAGGAGTATGTTATGAAAATGGCTCATGTAAAAAACAATATCTAAAAATCAATGGAGAGCAGAATTTGATATTAAATGACTATTATTGGACACGAGAATTATACGAAGATATATTATGCAATGCAGGATTTGAGTTACAAAAGATAATAGAGCCTAAAATCAGTGATATACCCATTGATGAACTCAGAAGCTTTGAGAGTAAATACAACTTTAGTCAATGGTGTAATGAAGATGCACAGGCTCCGTTTATTATATTTCAATCAACAAAAAGAAAGGAGCAAGAAAAATGA
- the bcmE gene encoding thiamine pyridinylase codes for MKNPISLLLYYILPIILMFSGCSTNPQPESSTLNVALYGYVPDQERFEKAVSNAWAEVHSDVELNFISWDCYEEDPTNDLDVFVFDSIFLLSFIENDYLLPIPDDKIQNKDDLLSFAIDGCTIDGDVYAIPQIVCTNLLYTRKNDTELTPVKDVVTLHEIIGDRILQTEIPEENEGLLIDMSGGTSKICMYLDALIDVNQEYTDYYETPDLNNISSDVIASLRLLQAMGGKAQVNYWPDDNNAYVRANWFQDGKGRAYIGYTEAMSAMDDFANDINFCLYSYTKGENIPTYFGDIVSVNSKINNDKKDLAFELVNVITATDTVVTAISADENNQYPQYLLPARYSIYDALDSTYPIYNKLKEIASYSENCLFKIGPNAREFIEDAKKIIPGLLDTTTSLDIPEEEVDMAA; via the coding sequence ATGAAAAATCCAATTTCTCTTTTATTGTACTATATACTACCTATAATACTTATGTTTAGTGGGTGTAGTACCAATCCGCAACCAGAAAGTTCAACTTTAAATGTCGCATTATATGGTTACGTACCCGACCAAGAACGATTTGAAAAAGCAGTAAGCAACGCATGGGCAGAAGTGCATTCTGATGTAGAACTGAACTTCATAAGCTGGGATTGTTACGAAGAGGATCCTACTAATGATTTGGACGTATTTGTGTTTGATTCAATATTCTTGTTAAGTTTTATAGAGAATGATTATTTGTTGCCAATTCCCGATGATAAAATACAGAATAAGGATGATCTCTTATCATTTGCTATTGATGGTTGTACCATTGATGGAGATGTATACGCAATTCCTCAAATTGTGTGTACAAATCTGCTCTACACTAGAAAAAATGACACAGAATTAACACCTGTCAAAGACGTTGTTACATTGCATGAAATAATTGGAGACAGAATTTTGCAAACTGAAATTCCAGAGGAAAACGAAGGCTTGCTTATTGATATGTCTGGTGGAACATCAAAAATTTGTATGTATTTGGATGCTTTAATTGATGTCAATCAAGAGTACACTGATTACTACGAAACACCCGATTTGAATAATATTTCCTCGGATGTTATTGCATCGTTGAGGCTGTTACAGGCTATGGGTGGTAAGGCACAAGTTAATTACTGGCCTGATGATAATAACGCATATGTGCGTGCAAATTGGTTCCAAGATGGTAAAGGACGTGCGTATATTGGATATACCGAAGCTATGTCTGCTATGGATGATTTCGCCAACGATATAAATTTTTGCCTTTATTCCTATACAAAAGGTGAAAATATACCAACGTACTTTGGTGATATTGTAAGCGTGAATTCAAAGATAAACAATGATAAAAAAGACCTTGCTTTTGAGTTGGTCAATGTCATTACTGCCACTGATACTGTTGTTACGGCAATATCAGCAGATGAGAATAACCAATATCCTCAATATCTCTTACCAGCACGATACAGCATTTATGACGCACTTGATAGTACATATCCGATTTATAACAAACTCAAAGAGATTGCTTCGTACTCAGAAAATTGTCTATTTAAGATAGGACCTAACGCAAGAGAATTTATTGAAGATGCAAAAAAAATAATTCCTGGACTTTTAGATACTACTACTTCTTTGGATATACCCGAAGAAGAAGTAGATATGGCAGCTTAA